The following coding sequences lie in one Gorilla gorilla gorilla isolate KB3781 chromosome 5, NHGRI_mGorGor1-v2.1_pri, whole genome shotgun sequence genomic window:
- the HTR1B gene encoding 5-hydroxytryptamine receptor 1B, translating into MEEPGAQCAPPSPAGSETWVPQANLSSAPSQNCSAKDYIYQDSIALPWKVLLVMLLALITLATTLSNAFVIATVYRTRKLHTPANYLIASLAVTDLLVSILVMPISTMYTVTGRWTLGQVVCDFWLSSDITCCTASILHLCVIALDRYWAITDAVEYSAKRTPKRAAVMIALVWVFSISISLPPFFWRQAKAEEEVSECVVNTDHILYTVYSTVGAFYFPTLLLIALYGRIYVEARSRILKQTPNRTGKRLTRAQLITDSPGSTSSVTSINSRVPDVPSESGSPVYVNQVKVRVSDALLEKKKLMAARERKATKTLGIILGAFIVCWLPFFIISLVMPICKDACWFHLAIFDFFTWLGYLNSLINPIIYTMSNEDFKQAFHKLIRFKCTS; encoded by the coding sequence ATGGAGGAACCGGGTGCTCAGTGCGCTCCACCGTCGCCCGCGGGCTCCGAGACCTGGGTTCCTCAAGCCAACTTATCCTCTGCTCCCTCCCAAAACTGCAGCGCCAAGGACTACATTTACCAGGACTCCATCGCCCTACCCTGGAAAGTACTGCTGGTTATGCTATTGGCGCTCATCACCTTGGCCACCACGCTCTCCAATGCCTTTGTGATTGCCACAGTGTACCGGACCCGGAAACTGCACACCCCGGCTAACTACCTGATCGCCTCTCTGGCGGTCACCGACCTGCTTGTGTCCATCCTGGTGATGCCCATCAGCACCATGTACACTGTCACCGGCCGCTGGACACTGGGCCAGGTGGTCTGTGACTTCTGGCTGTCGTCGGACATCACTTGTTGCACTGCCTCCATCCTGCACCTCTGTGTCATCGCCCTGGACCGCTACTGGGCCATCACGGACGCCGTGGAGTACTCAGCTAAAAGGACTCCCAAGAGGGCGGCGGTCATGATCGCGCTGGTGTGGGTCTTCTCCATCTCTATCTCGCTACCGCCCTTCTTCTGGCGTCAGGCCAAGGCCGAAGAGGAGGTGTCGGAATGCGTGGTGAACACCGACCACATCCTCTACACGGTCTACTCCACGGTGGGTGCTTTCTACTTCCCCACCCTGCTCCTCATCGCCCTCTATGGCCGCATCTACGTAGAAGCCCGCTCCCGGATTTTGAAACAGACGCCCAACAGGACCGGCAAGCGCTTGACCCGAGCCCAGCTGATAACCGACTCCCCCGGGTCCACGTCCTCGGTCACCTCTATTAACTCGCGGGTTCCCGACGTGCCCAGCGAATCCGGGTCTCCTGTGTATGTGAACCAAGTCAAAGTGCGAGTCTCCGACGCTCTGCTGGAAAAGAAGAAACTCATGGCCGCTAGGGAGCGCAAAGCCACCAAGACCCTAGGGATCATTTTGGGAGCCTTTATTGTGTGTTGGCTACCCTTCTTCATCATCTCCCTAGTGATGCCTATCTGCAAAGATGCCTGCTGGTTCCACCTAGCCATCTTTGACTTCTTCACATGGCTGGGCTATCTCAACTCCCTCATCAACCCCATAATCTATACCATGTCCAATGAGGACTTTAAACAAGCATTCCATAAACTGATACGTTTTAAGTGCACAAGTTGA